A genome region from Gammaproteobacteria bacterium includes the following:
- the coq7 gene encoding 2-polyprenyl-3-methyl-6-methoxy-1,4-benzoquinone monooxygenase produces MTDNERSIGDQLLAELGHCLRVCAGEPAPSADNPAGDAEDGIESSQDREHSAGLMRVNHSGEVSAQALYRGQALVARDPGLRRNLLSAADEEGRHLKWCEERITELNGRRSLLTPFWYAGSFGIGALAGLMGDRSSLGFLAETEAQVENHLEGHLDELPADDVRSRRILEQMRADEARHGRDAEEAGGEPLPEVARSAMRLVSGVMTTTARYI; encoded by the coding sequence ATGACGGACAACGAACGATCCATCGGCGACCAGTTGCTCGCGGAACTGGGCCACTGCCTGCGCGTCTGCGCCGGCGAGCCCGCGCCGTCAGCCGACAACCCCGCCGGCGACGCGGAGGACGGGATCGAATCCAGCCAGGATCGGGAGCACAGCGCCGGCCTCATGCGCGTCAACCATTCGGGCGAAGTCTCCGCCCAGGCGCTTTACCGAGGCCAGGCCCTGGTCGCCCGCGACCCCGGCCTGAGGCGCAATCTGCTGAGCGCGGCCGACGAGGAAGGCCGCCATCTGAAGTGGTGCGAGGAGCGGATCACCGAGCTGAACGGCCGCCGCAGCCTGCTTACCCCCTTCTGGTATGCCGGTTCCTTCGGCATCGGCGCGCTTGCCGGACTGATGGGCGACCGCTCCAGCCTCGGCTTCCTGGCCGAGACCGAGGCGCAGGTCGAGAATCACCTCGAAGGACATCTTGACGAGCTGCCCGCCGACGACGTGCGCAGCCGCAGGATCCTCGAGCAGATGCGCGCCGACGAGGCCCGCCATGGACGGGATGCGGAAGAAGCCGGCGGCGAACCATTGCCGGAAGTCGCGCGCTCGGCCATGCGCCTGGTTTCCGGCGTCATGACCACCACCGCGCGCTATATCTGA
- a CDS encoding DSD1 family PLP-dependent enzyme, translated as MRKRVRSLGVDLRPHVKTSKSADIARMATAGFTGGITVSTLAEADYFGRAGFGDIMYAVGIVPAKLGAVARLIGSGIDLKVILDSAQTARAVADWAERHGKRIPALLEIDSDDHRAGLEPDSPEVLQAAEILSDSTGAVFRGVMTHAGASYDCTSTEQIARIAERERDSVVHCAKAIREAGMRCEIVSVGSTPTATFAPHLEGVTEVRAGVYVFQDLFQAGLGVCRPEDIALTVLTTVIGQKRAFNRLITDAGGLALSKDRGTAVQAVDRQYGLVCDAKTGRTIDNLVVSGVHQEHGLISTIDGAPLPFDRFPVGTQFRILPNHACMTAAAHDRYHLVDGETPEVTGTWPRHNGWAPA; from the coding sequence ATGCGCAAACGGGTCCGGTCGCTGGGCGTCGACCTTCGTCCGCACGTGAAGACCAGCAAGAGCGCCGATATCGCCAGGATGGCGACCGCGGGATTTACCGGAGGGATCACGGTCTCCACGCTCGCCGAGGCGGATTACTTCGGGCGGGCCGGGTTCGGCGACATCATGTACGCAGTGGGCATCGTGCCGGCCAAGCTGGGCGCCGTTGCCCGGCTGATCGGCTCCGGCATCGACCTCAAGGTGATTCTCGACAGCGCGCAAACGGCCAGGGCCGTCGCCGACTGGGCCGAGCGGCACGGCAAGCGGATCCCGGCGCTGCTTGAAATCGATTCCGATGACCACCGAGCCGGCCTGGAACCGGACTCCCCCGAAGTTCTGCAGGCGGCAGAGATTCTGTCCGACTCGACCGGCGCTGTGTTCCGGGGCGTGATGACGCATGCCGGCGCCTCCTACGACTGCACAAGCACCGAACAGATTGCCCGGATTGCCGAGCGGGAACGGGATTCCGTGGTCCACTGCGCCAAGGCCATACGGGAGGCCGGCATGCGCTGCGAAATCGTCAGCGTCGGCTCCACGCCCACGGCGACGTTTGCGCCGCATCTTGAAGGCGTAACCGAGGTCCGCGCCGGAGTTTACGTGTTTCAGGACCTGTTCCAGGCGGGGCTCGGCGTCTGCCGCCCGGAAGATATCGCACTCACGGTGCTGACTACCGTTATCGGCCAGAAGCGTGCCTTCAACCGGTTGATTACCGACGCGGGCGGCCTGGCCCTGTCCAAGGACCGGGGCACTGCTGTCCAGGCCGTCGATCGGCAGTACGGTCTCGTCTGCGACGCCAAAACCGGGCGGACGATAGACAACCTCGTAGTTTCGGGCGTGCACCAGGAGCACGGCCTGATTTCGACGATCGACGGGGCGCCGTTACCGTTCGACCGCTTCCCCGTGGGCACGCAGTTTCGAATATTGCCGAACCATGCCTGCATGACGGCGGCCGCCCACGATCGATACCACCTGGTTGATGGCGAAACTCCCGAAGTGACCGGAACCTGGCCCCGCCACAACGGCTGGGCCCCCGCCTGA
- a CDS encoding amidohydrolase family protein, producing the protein MTGTGPMHRPSITLHKAAFLCVLLLAGSAAGQSPDAGNAGVPGEPDYSVRYDVLISGGTIVDGTGAPSYRADVLIEGDGIAYVGQLDGSRVQADQLLDATGRVVTPGFIDTHAHGDPLISGLQESFVLQGVTTKVVGQDGRTPGFHMDIRAGYRLSMDEWRKSMASPDPASEHPRSLLEWSLKVEQAGVAPNIAALVGIGSLRWMTGVGTRPVPTPEQLAMMIEVLEAEMQAGAFGISSGLEYVPERYSHTDELVAMAKVVGARDGVVMSHMRTEDAGAILGAIDELIAQGRHARVNASHIKIVGGLTWQEGVEVVDRIRDARAEGVDITADVYPYVAGMADMALVYPSWAKQRSEFEAAAENDRPRLEQALFDRVMSRHGPERILIVSGEFSGKTLAEAAEALALPFVDVLIDVFGFGGPGAAHFTQSRETHDVFIVADHIAIGTDGSPSTRHPRSYGTYPKVIEEYVVNDARMSLEKAVHKMTGLPARITGLRDRGTVEAGKKADLVIFAPENVRARATWTHYDLPPEGFDFVLVNGRVAVRHGVLSEQPHGKVLRKGVN; encoded by the coding sequence ATGACCGGTACCGGCCCCATGCATCGACCCTCGATTACCCTGCACAAAGCCGCATTTCTGTGCGTGCTTCTGCTTGCAGGATCCGCGGCCGGACAGTCTCCGGACGCCGGAAACGCCGGTGTACCGGGCGAACCGGACTACTCGGTCCGGTACGACGTGCTGATCAGCGGAGGGACCATCGTCGACGGCACCGGCGCGCCGTCGTACCGGGCCGATGTGCTGATCGAGGGAGACGGAATTGCCTATGTCGGCCAGCTCGACGGATCGAGAGTCCAGGCGGACCAGCTCCTTGACGCGACAGGCAGGGTGGTCACCCCCGGTTTCATAGACACCCACGCCCACGGCGACCCACTGATATCGGGACTGCAGGAGAGTTTCGTGCTGCAGGGCGTAACCACCAAGGTGGTGGGCCAGGACGGACGTACGCCGGGTTTCCACATGGACATCCGCGCGGGCTACAGGCTGTCCATGGACGAATGGCGAAAGTCCATGGCGTCGCCGGATCCCGCATCGGAACACCCTCGCAGCCTCCTGGAATGGTCGCTGAAGGTGGAGCAGGCGGGCGTTGCGCCGAACATAGCGGCGCTGGTTGGAATCGGTTCCCTGCGCTGGATGACGGGTGTTGGTACGCGGCCCGTTCCGACGCCGGAGCAGCTCGCGATGATGATCGAAGTCCTGGAGGCGGAGATGCAGGCCGGCGCCTTTGGCATCAGCAGCGGCCTCGAATATGTCCCGGAGCGGTATTCGCATACCGACGAGCTGGTTGCCATGGCGAAGGTGGTCGGCGCCAGGGACGGGGTTGTCATGAGCCACATGCGCACCGAGGACGCCGGCGCCATTCTGGGCGCGATCGACGAACTGATCGCCCAGGGACGACATGCGCGCGTAAATGCTTCCCATATCAAGATCGTGGGCGGCCTTACCTGGCAGGAAGGCGTGGAGGTGGTTGATCGGATCCGGGACGCCCGTGCCGAAGGCGTGGACATAACTGCGGACGTGTACCCGTATGTGGCCGGTATGGCGGACATGGCTCTCGTGTATCCGTCATGGGCCAAGCAGCGCAGCGAGTTCGAGGCCGCCGCCGAAAACGACCGCCCGCGGCTCGAACAGGCGCTGTTCGATCGGGTCATGTCGCGGCACGGCCCCGAACGCATCCTGATCGTGAGCGGTGAGTTCAGCGGCAAGACGCTGGCTGAAGCAGCCGAAGCGCTGGCGCTGCCCTTCGTGGACGTGCTGATTGACGTCTTCGGCTTTGGCGGGCCTGGCGCCGCGCACTTCACCCAGAGCCGGGAAACGCACGACGTATTCATAGTCGCCGACCACATCGCGATCGGCACGGATGGATCGCCGTCCACAAGGCACCCGCGGAGCTACGGAACCTATCCGAAGGTCATTGAGGAATACGTGGTCAACGACGCGCGAATGTCGCTGGAAAAAGCGGTGCACAAGATGACCGGGCTGCCTGCCCGAATCACCGGTCTTCGCGACCGCGGCACGGTAGAGGCCGGCAAGAAAGCCGATCTGGTGATTTTCGCGCCCGAGAACGTCAGGGCCAGGGCAACCTGGACCCATTACGACCTGCCTCCCGAGGGATTCGACTTCGTCCTGGTTAACGGCCGCGTCGCGGTCCGGCATGGAGTCCTGAGCGAGCAACCGCACGGCAAGGTGCTGCGCAAGGGCGTGAATTGA
- a CDS encoding ribulose-phosphate 3-epimerase, whose protein sequence is MKRARIAPSILSADFARLGEEVDAVLEAGADVIHFDVMDHHYVPNLTVGPLVCSALREHGITAPIDVHLMVSPVDAVARSFAEAGASIVSFHPEASGHVDRTIGLIHEHGCRAGLAFNPATPLSWLDHTLQAIDLVLIMSVNPGFGGQKFIPQALAKLSEARSRIDAGGRDVWLEVDGGVKAGNIAEIAAAGADTFVAGSAIFGADDYAEAIGEMRTALGE, encoded by the coding sequence ATGAAACGCGCCCGCATCGCTCCCTCGATCCTGTCCGCCGACTTCGCCCGCCTGGGCGAGGAGGTCGACGCCGTCCTGGAGGCCGGCGCGGACGTGATCCACTTCGACGTGATGGACCATCACTACGTTCCCAACCTGACCGTGGGGCCGCTGGTCTGCAGCGCCTTGCGCGAGCATGGGATCACGGCGCCGATCGACGTGCATCTCATGGTCAGCCCGGTTGACGCCGTGGCCCGGTCTTTCGCCGAGGCCGGCGCGAGCATCGTGAGCTTCCACCCCGAGGCCAGCGGCCACGTCGATCGCACGATCGGGCTGATCCACGAGCACGGCTGCCGCGCGGGGCTGGCCTTCAATCCCGCCACGCCGCTGAGCTGGCTGGATCACACGCTTCAGGCCATAGACCTGGTGCTGATCATGTCCGTCAATCCGGGCTTCGGCGGCCAGAAATTCATACCCCAGGCCCTTGCCAAGCTTTCCGAGGCCCGCAGCCGCATCGACGCCGGCGGGCGCGACGTGTGGCTGGAAGTGGACGGGGGCGTCAAGGCCGGCAATATCGCGGAGATCGCGGCCGCCGGGGCCGATACCTTCGTGGCCGGTTCGGCGATCTTCGGCGCGGACGATTACGCCGAGGCCATCGGAGAAATGCGCACGGCACTCGGCGAATAG
- a CDS encoding phosphoribosylaminoimidazolesuccinocarboxamide synthase yields the protein MTVSYTEIPGLQSIGSGKVRDLYAVGDDRLLLVTSDRISAFDVVLPDPIPGKGRVLTALSRFWFANTGQIVPNALLHTPLGDVIDGLEPDALEELESRSVLMDRVRALPVEAVVRGHLIGSGWKDYQATGEVCGIRLPEGLRLGERLPEAIFTPATKAEAGEHDENIGMAQTASLIGDSLAEQVRDIALALFRFGTEHAAARGIIVADTKFEFGINAAGELVLIDEVLTPDSSRFWPASEYQVGVSPPSYDKQFVRDYLNSVDWDHEPPAPRLPESVIARTAEKYQTALELLTS from the coding sequence GTGACCGTATCGTATACCGAAATTCCGGGTTTGCAGTCCATCGGCAGCGGCAAGGTCCGCGACCTCTACGCGGTGGGCGACGATCGCCTCCTTCTGGTGACCAGCGACCGTATTTCCGCCTTCGACGTGGTGCTGCCCGATCCCATTCCCGGCAAGGGCCGCGTGCTGACGGCGCTGTCGCGGTTCTGGTTCGCCAATACCGGCCAAATCGTGCCGAATGCGCTGCTGCACACGCCCCTGGGCGACGTGATCGACGGCCTCGAACCGGACGCGCTGGAGGAGCTCGAGTCGCGTTCGGTGCTGATGGACAGGGTGCGGGCGCTGCCCGTCGAAGCGGTGGTGCGCGGACACTTGATCGGCTCGGGCTGGAAGGACTACCAGGCCACCGGCGAAGTATGCGGCATCCGCCTGCCGGAGGGCCTTCGCCTTGGCGAGCGACTGCCGGAAGCCATATTCACGCCGGCCACCAAGGCCGAGGCCGGCGAACACGACGAGAACATCGGAATGGCGCAGACCGCAAGCCTGATCGGCGACTCGTTGGCCGAGCAGGTGAGGGACATAGCGCTGGCCCTGTTCCGGTTCGGGACCGAGCATGCCGCCGCGCGCGGCATCATCGTGGCCGATACCAAGTTCGAGTTCGGGATCAACGCGGCCGGGGAACTGGTGCTGATCGATGAAGTGCTGACGCCCGACTCCTCGCGATTCTGGCCGGCTTCCGAGTACCAGGTGGGCGTATCGCCGCCGAGCTACGACAAGCAGTTCGTGCGCGATTACCTGAACTCGGTGGACTGGGACCATGAGCCGCCCGCGCCCCGCCTCCCGGAAAGCGTGATAGCCCGCACCGCCGAGAAATACCAGACCGCCCTCGAACTCCTCACCTCCTGA
- a CDS encoding DUF885 domain-containing protein, whose product MSIDRRRFLAAVCAALAPLPAAGAESRGTLREFYDRSFREQLQGDPTRATLLHFPAPNGTAHDTWTLRTDRWYDERAQIAKSNLERLKKLCVGAECGSDDALLYALSQRELIEEARWRRHHVPFFGALAPHVYAPSVLMQYHEIRSLSDARAYVERVRSMGELLRVEGDRMAASIAADCPPPAFNFADIDASAVEAAKRLADSDKHPVALAFTAKCDAAQLPASDRNRLTRTLQTLLREDLAPAVERYRDDLRRVSRGLSASNGVWAMPDGADFYASEILRHCTIPLDPDELHDWGLAETARIQSEIELVGRDLGYRGGEKSFLRHLATSPEFYFADTPQGRAEYLSQAREFIAGIAAASERLTSHRSRVPLEVRPIDPISAATSGRAYYVEPSADGSRPGVFYLNTEKVADGPAYQLEAVCYHEAIPGHHLQAAAAIELGDRPLFRRQYYIGAFAEGWALYAEKFPRELGFYADPIQDAGRLALELFRAVRIVVDTGIHRKRWSFNRALRFMNENTGNAPGDNISEVKRYFNWPAQALTYKVGMRHIETLRARAQQALGKSFNLPDFHAAVLSSGSITLPMLTEIIEGYISAGASLLP is encoded by the coding sequence ATGAGCATTGACCGCAGACGATTTCTTGCCGCTGTCTGCGCCGCCCTCGCGCCTTTGCCTGCTGCGGGAGCGGAATCCCGAGGCACGCTGAGGGAGTTCTACGACCGGTCTTTCCGCGAGCAGCTTCAGGGTGATCCGACCCGGGCCACGCTGCTTCACTTCCCGGCTCCGAACGGGACCGCGCACGACACCTGGACCCTTCGGACCGACCGCTGGTACGACGAACGGGCGCAAATTGCGAAGTCGAATCTTGAGCGACTCAAGAAGTTGTGCGTCGGCGCGGAATGCGGTTCGGACGACGCGCTGCTGTATGCGCTTTCCCAGCGCGAACTGATCGAAGAGGCCCGCTGGAGGCGCCACCACGTGCCGTTCTTCGGAGCGCTCGCGCCCCACGTGTACGCTCCTTCGGTGCTGATGCAGTACCACGAGATCCGTTCTCTCTCCGATGCCCGGGCATACGTCGAAAGAGTGCGGAGCATGGGTGAGTTGCTGCGCGTCGAGGGCGACCGAATGGCCGCCTCCATCGCCGCGGATTGCCCACCGCCCGCATTCAATTTCGCGGACATTGACGCCTCGGCCGTCGAGGCGGCAAAACGGCTTGCCGATAGCGACAAACACCCGGTGGCCCTTGCCTTTACCGCGAAGTGCGACGCCGCGCAACTGCCCGCGAGTGATCGCAACCGGCTGACGCGTACCCTGCAAACCCTGCTGCGCGAGGATTTGGCCCCGGCTGTCGAAAGGTACCGCGATGACTTGCGCCGTGTGTCGCGGGGCCTGTCCGCCAGCAATGGTGTGTGGGCGATGCCGGATGGGGCCGATTTCTACGCTTCGGAAATTCTGAGGCATTGCACCATACCGCTGGATCCCGACGAACTGCATGACTGGGGGCTTGCCGAGACCGCCAGGATCCAGTCCGAGATTGAGCTGGTCGGCAGGGATCTCGGCTACCGGGGCGGGGAAAAATCGTTTCTGCGCCACCTGGCAACCAGCCCTGAGTTCTACTTTGCCGATACCCCGCAGGGCAGGGCGGAATACCTGTCCCAGGCCAGGGAATTTATCGCCGGCATCGCGGCTGCGTCCGAACGGCTGACTTCGCATCGATCCCGCGTGCCTTTGGAAGTCCGGCCCATCGACCCGATTTCGGCCGCAACTTCCGGGCGGGCCTACTACGTCGAACCATCGGCGGACGGCTCCCGTCCGGGCGTTTTCTATCTCAACACGGAGAAAGTGGCGGACGGACCGGCCTACCAGCTCGAAGCGGTCTGCTACCACGAGGCCATACCCGGGCATCACCTGCAGGCTGCCGCCGCCATTGAACTGGGAGACAGGCCGCTGTTCCGGCGCCAGTACTACATCGGGGCGTTCGCGGAAGGCTGGGCGCTCTACGCCGAAAAGTTCCCCAGGGAACTTGGGTTCTACGCCGATCCGATTCAGGACGCCGGCCGCCTGGCGCTGGAGCTGTTTCGGGCCGTGCGCATCGTCGTCGACACCGGGATTCACCGAAAACGATGGAGCTTCAACCGGGCGCTGCGTTTCATGAACGAAAACACCGGCAACGCTCCGGGAGACAACATTTCCGAAGTCAAGCGATACTTCAATTGGCCCGCCCAGGCGCTCACCTACAAGGTCGGGATGCGCCACATCGAAACGCTCCGCGCCCGGGCGCAACAAGCCCTGGGCAAGTCGTTCAATTTGCCGGACTTCCACGCGGCCGTTCTATCGTCAGGCAGCATCACGCTGCCGATGTTGACCGAAATAATCGAGGGATATATCTCGGCAGGCGCGTCTTTGCTACCATGA
- a CDS encoding D-cysteine desulfhydrase family protein, with protein sequence MKTEAVERVAPFSIALDELVNRHPRMRFARLPTQIHRLNRLSEKLDCSIYCKRDDLTGFGLGGNKIRKLEYLIREAVDGGAEAIVTCGSNQSNWCRTTAVTAAAADLDVHLVLGGGTPDALTGNLILNARVGAHMHHLETDSDPELEAASEELTKRLNDDGIRAHRILMGGSNGLGTLGYADAFREILSFERNEGIGFSKIVVSTGSGGTQAGLVAGQVLSGWQGTIIGMAASRDTDAQERKVRTVLRRFDRFAGMRIAQSPLVTDGSYVGDGYRRRTEACEEAIDMFAKSEGIFLDQVYTGKAAAGLIDYARNGRFRADENILFIHTGGTVQLFE encoded by the coding sequence ATGAAGACTGAAGCGGTAGAACGTGTGGCGCCCTTCTCGATTGCGCTCGATGAGCTCGTGAACCGCCATCCGCGGATGCGGTTTGCGCGGCTGCCGACGCAGATTCACCGGCTCAATCGCCTCAGCGAGAAACTGGATTGCTCGATTTACTGCAAACGCGACGACCTGACCGGCTTCGGGCTGGGCGGCAACAAGATCCGCAAGCTCGAGTACCTGATCAGGGAAGCGGTCGACGGCGGCGCGGAGGCGATCGTTACCTGCGGCAGCAATCAGTCCAACTGGTGCCGCACGACGGCAGTCACCGCGGCGGCGGCGGATCTCGACGTGCACCTGGTGCTGGGGGGCGGGACGCCCGACGCGCTCACCGGCAACCTCATCCTGAATGCTCGCGTGGGCGCGCACATGCACCACCTGGAAACCGATTCGGACCCGGAACTGGAAGCGGCCAGCGAAGAGCTGACCAAACGCCTGAACGATGACGGGATCAGGGCGCACCGTATCCTGATGGGCGGTTCCAATGGCCTGGGAACACTCGGGTATGCAGACGCTTTTCGCGAGATCCTGAGTTTCGAACGGAATGAGGGCATCGGGTTTTCCAAGATTGTGGTTTCCACCGGGTCGGGCGGCACGCAGGCCGGGTTGGTGGCAGGGCAGGTCCTGTCGGGTTGGCAGGGCACGATCATCGGCATGGCGGCATCGCGCGACACGGACGCCCAGGAGCGCAAGGTTCGCACGGTCTTGCGGCGTTTCGACCGGTTCGCCGGCATGCGGATTGCCCAGAGTCCCCTCGTCACTGACGGCTCCTATGTCGGTGACGGCTATCGGCGGCGTACCGAGGCTTGCGAGGAAGCCATCGACATGTTCGCGAAATCCGAGGGCATATTCCTGGACCAGGTTTACACGGGCAAGGCGGCGGCCGGACTCATCGACTATGCCCGCAACGGCCGTTTCCGCGCCGATGAGAACATTCTGTTCATACACACCGGTGGAACTGTTCAGTTGTTCGAATAG
- the djlA gene encoding co-chaperone DjlA, whose amino-acid sequence MYVFLLGKAAGFIFGFMFGSLPGALLGVLLGHMVDRSMSRSLGGSWQTYSGAETANRRRVFFASTFRVMGHIAKADGRVTEEEIQAARQVMQGMRLNPAQIREAIDCFNEGKEPHFDLDGELMRMNEACRGQPLLRQFFLQTQFFMAFAHGGVTGEERAALDRIGQALGLSQWQISQLEAQARMRAGFAGGNGRAGPARQQPIGDAYRALGVSSSASDQEVKTAYRRLMKENHPDKLVARGLPEAMMERARERTREVNRAYEQIKEQRGMR is encoded by the coding sequence ATGTACGTATTTCTTCTAGGAAAAGCCGCCGGGTTCATCTTCGGATTCATGTTCGGCAGTCTGCCCGGAGCGCTTCTGGGAGTGCTGCTCGGGCACATGGTGGACCGCAGCATGTCGCGAAGCTTGGGCGGATCGTGGCAGACCTACTCCGGCGCAGAGACCGCCAACCGCCGGCGGGTCTTTTTCGCGTCCACCTTCCGCGTGATGGGGCATATCGCCAAGGCCGACGGCCGCGTGACCGAAGAGGAAATCCAGGCCGCGCGCCAGGTGATGCAGGGAATGCGGCTGAACCCGGCCCAGATACGCGAGGCCATCGACTGCTTCAACGAAGGCAAGGAGCCGCACTTCGACCTGGACGGCGAGTTGATGCGGATGAACGAAGCCTGCCGCGGTCAGCCGCTGCTCAGGCAGTTCTTTCTCCAGACGCAGTTCTTCATGGCCTTCGCCCACGGCGGCGTGACCGGCGAGGAGCGGGCGGCGCTGGATCGTATCGGGCAGGCGCTGGGACTCTCGCAATGGCAGATCAGCCAACTCGAAGCGCAGGCGCGCATGCGGGCCGGATTCGCCGGCGGCAACGGCCGCGCGGGTCCGGCACGGCAGCAGCCGATCGGGGACGCCTACCGCGCCCTGGGCGTTTCGTCCAGCGCCAGCGACCAGGAGGTCAAAACGGCCTACCGCCGCCTGATGAAGGAGAACCACCCGGACAAGCTGGTGGCGCGCGGACTGCCCGAAGCGATGATGGAGCGCGCCCGCGAACGCACCCGCGAGGTCAACCGGGCCTACGAACAGATCAAGGAACAGCGCGGAATGCGCTAA
- a CDS encoding erythromycin esterase family protein, with protein MKVVHRRCALLLSLFVLTAPAPASDSVAQRYESSSLAPEMRVVIDEVIGDASVISLSESSHFLEEFHKFGVEAFKYMVEEHGVRLFVLETMWAIEENIMAYIDSEATEIPPHQALYLNAFGSDQMKALLLWIRAWNRAHPDDPVIVSGYQPEQPVTDATAIKAFFASSAIEIPTWAANVLEKYPFFNGEHRTDLDSIVFSSGRYRAGELIYTPQQRLEIIDALIAIEDVVLANRTRLVAEVGNDAIRELEMHVLSLRTSIDTLTYVMDLGNTLADDDPEFAARQNEASSAAYRIGDMVRAKIFFTLRETRHRDRRAVIWMHNWHAAKRAERLEVVGTAEAGGMQLGTASFGSRAFRVLGDDYVVIASLTRCETCEIDRSGSLEDALHARFGEETAIVNLSAAGDLEETVTTPGTAYAQNHNMLFRNLVLSEQFDAVVYFPGSGLTVERN; from the coding sequence ATGAAGGTTGTGCACCGTCGCTGCGCCTTGTTGCTCTCTCTGTTCGTGCTGACCGCTCCTGCGCCGGCCAGCGACAGCGTCGCGCAACGCTACGAATCGTCCTCACTCGCGCCGGAGATGCGCGTCGTAATCGACGAGGTGATCGGCGACGCTTCGGTCATATCCCTGTCGGAGTCGTCCCACTTCCTGGAGGAGTTCCACAAATTCGGGGTCGAGGCCTTCAAGTACATGGTGGAGGAGCATGGCGTCCGCCTGTTCGTCCTCGAAACCATGTGGGCCATCGAAGAGAACATCATGGCCTATATCGACTCCGAAGCCACCGAAATTCCCCCGCACCAGGCGCTGTACCTGAACGCATTCGGGTCGGATCAGATGAAGGCACTGCTGCTGTGGATCCGCGCGTGGAATCGTGCTCATCCCGACGACCCGGTGATCGTATCGGGCTATCAGCCTGAACAGCCGGTTACCGATGCCACGGCAATCAAGGCGTTTTTTGCCTCGTCCGCGATCGAAATCCCGACGTGGGCCGCCAATGTTCTCGAAAAATACCCGTTCTTCAACGGAGAACACCGGACCGATCTTGATTCGATCGTGTTTTCCAGTGGCCGGTATCGCGCCGGCGAACTCATCTATACACCGCAGCAGCGCCTGGAGATCATCGATGCCCTGATCGCGATCGAGGACGTTGTTCTCGCCAACCGCACCAGGCTTGTAGCCGAAGTCGGAAACGACGCGATCCGGGAGCTGGAAATGCACGTGCTGAGCCTGCGCACGAGCATTGACACTCTGACTTACGTCATGGACCTCGGCAATACCCTGGCCGACGATGATCCCGAATTCGCCGCCAGACAGAACGAAGCCTCGTCGGCTGCTTACCGCATCGGCGACATGGTTCGCGCAAAGATATTTTTCACCCTTCGCGAGACTCGCCACAGGGATCGACGGGCCGTGATCTGGATGCACAACTGGCACGCAGCCAAGCGCGCCGAAAGGCTGGAGGTCGTCGGCACAGCGGAAGCCGGCGGCATGCAGCTCGGAACGGCGTCGTTCGGATCGCGCGCATTCCGGGTCCTGGGCGACGATTACGTCGTCATCGCCAGTCTGACCCGTTGCGAGACATGCGAGATCGACCGATCGGGCAGTCTGGAAGATGCCTTACACGCCAGGTTCGGCGAGGAGACGGCCATTGTCAACCTGTCCGCGGCCGGCGACCTCGAGGAAACGGTCACAACGCCGGGCACCGCCTATGCCCAGAACCACAATATGCTGTTCCGCAACCTGGTCTTGAGCGAACAGTTCGATGCGGTGGTCTACTTTCCGGGCTCCGGGCTTACGGTGGAACGAAACTGA